One segment of Arvicanthis niloticus isolate mArvNil1 chromosome 5, mArvNil1.pat.X, whole genome shotgun sequence DNA contains the following:
- the Lsm10 gene encoding U7 snRNA-associated Sm-like protein LSm10: MALSHSVKERTISENSLIILLQGLQGQITTVDLRDESVARGRIDNVDAFMNIRLANVTYTDRWGHQVELDDLFVTGRNVRYVHIPDGVNITATIEQQLQIIHRVRNFGGKGQGRREFPSKRP, from the coding sequence ATGGCACTGAGCCACTCTGTGAAGGAACGGACCATCTCTGAGAACAGCCTGATCATCCTGTTGCAGGGCCTCCAGGGCCAAATAACCACTGTGGACCTTCGAGATGAGAGTGTGGCCCGAGGACGCATTGACAACGTTGATGCTTTCATGAACATCCGCCTGGCCAACGTCACCTATACTGACCGCTGGGGACATCAGGTTGAATTGGATGACCTTTTCGTGACAGGTCGTAATGTCCGATATGTCCATATCCCAGACGGCGTGAACATCACGGCTACGATCGAGCAGCAGCTGCAGATCATCCACCGAGTGCGAAACTTTGGTGGCAAGGGTCAAGGTCGTCGAGAGTTCCCCTCTAAAAGGCCATGA